A single region of the Constrictibacter sp. MBR-5 genome encodes:
- the gpt gene encoding xanthine phosphoribosyltransferase: MTAHSARSFPVTWTELHRDTRALAWRLADLGPFEAVVAIPRGGLVPAAIVARELGIRRVETVCIASYDDRTQREPQILTRLDGDGTGLLIVDDLVDTGVTARIVRGMLPKAHFATVYAKPAGMPLVDTFVTQVGQDTWIVFPWDDEEPIAARPRPAAG, translated from the coding sequence ATGACGGCCCACTCTGCCCGTTCCTTCCCGGTCACCTGGACCGAACTTCACCGGGATACCCGCGCGCTGGCGTGGCGGCTGGCTGATCTCGGCCCGTTCGAGGCTGTGGTCGCCATCCCGCGTGGTGGCCTCGTTCCTGCCGCGATCGTTGCGCGCGAACTCGGGATTCGGCGTGTCGAGACCGTGTGTATCGCCAGCTACGACGATCGAACCCAGCGCGAGCCGCAGATTCTCACGCGCCTCGACGGCGACGGGACGGGCCTGCTGATCGTCGACGACTTGGTCGATACGGGCGTCACCGCGCGCATTGTGCGCGGGATGCTGCCGAAGGCCCATTTCGCGACCGTCTATGCGAAGCCGGCCGGCATGCCCCTGGTCGATACCTTCGTGACCCAGGTTGGTCAGGATACCTGGATCGTCTTCCCTTGGGATGACGAGGAGCCGATCGCGGCTCGGCCACGCCCTGCGGCGGGGTAG
- a CDS encoding enolase C-terminal domain-like protein — protein sequence MRITDVKLTLFAWDDIPATQYGQHTGKFAGRSQLGLLTISTDEGIDGHAFLGSASRGAQMDGESLIHFLKPIVMGQDPLDRERLYQAMYKRQRMTTLRAIGAVDIALWDIAGKYAEMPIHRLMGSYRTSCPAYASSAVLPSPEAYAEEAQRYKQDGWAAYKIHPPTRWQEDIKVCEAVRKAVGDDYRIMLDATWCYQYPEALRVGFAVEALDFYWYEDPLGEEDILNYVKLRQQLSVPIMATEYSPGGLPSYAQWLTLQATDYLRGDVAVKGGLTACLKTAHLAEAFSMNYEIHHGGNSLNNFANLHLTMAVKNCEFFEVLLPAAAQKYGIIDDIEPDSNGLVHAVEKPGLGADIDFELIERKKVAVLG from the coding sequence ATGCGCATTACAGACGTCAAGCTCACCCTCTTCGCCTGGGACGACATTCCAGCGACACAGTATGGCCAGCACACCGGCAAGTTCGCTGGCCGAAGCCAGCTCGGCCTCCTGACGATCAGCACCGACGAGGGAATCGACGGCCACGCCTTCCTCGGCTCCGCCAGCCGCGGGGCGCAGATGGACGGCGAGTCGCTGATCCATTTCCTGAAGCCGATCGTGATGGGGCAGGACCCGCTCGACCGCGAACGGCTCTACCAGGCGATGTACAAGCGCCAGCGCATGACGACGTTGCGGGCGATCGGCGCGGTCGACATAGCCCTCTGGGACATCGCGGGCAAATATGCCGAGATGCCGATCCACCGGCTGATGGGCAGCTACCGGACCAGCTGCCCGGCCTATGCAAGTTCGGCCGTGCTGCCCTCGCCCGAGGCCTATGCCGAGGAGGCGCAGCGCTACAAGCAGGACGGCTGGGCGGCGTACAAGATCCACCCGCCGACGCGATGGCAGGAAGACATCAAGGTCTGCGAGGCGGTGCGCAAGGCCGTCGGCGACGACTACCGCATCATGCTGGACGCCACCTGGTGCTACCAGTACCCGGAGGCGCTGCGCGTCGGCTTCGCCGTCGAGGCGCTCGACTTCTATTGGTACGAGGATCCCCTCGGAGAGGAGGACATCCTCAACTACGTGAAGCTACGCCAGCAGCTTTCGGTGCCGATCATGGCGACCGAATACTCCCCAGGCGGCCTGCCGTCCTACGCTCAGTGGCTGACCCTGCAGGCGACCGACTATCTGCGCGGCGACGTGGCCGTGAAAGGCGGCCTGACTGCATGCCTGAAGACGGCCCATCTCGCCGAAGCGTTCTCGATGAACTACGAGATCCACCACGGCGGCAACTCGCTGAACAACTTCGCCAACCTGCACCTGACCATGGCGGTGAAGAACTGCGAGTTCTTCGAGGTTCTGCTGCCGGCGGCCGCACAGAAGTACGGGATCATCGACGACATCGAGCCCGACTCAAACGGGCTCGTGCATGCCGTCGAAAAGCCCGGCCTGGGGGCGGACATCGACTTCGAACTGATCGAGCGCAAGAAGGTGGCGGTCCTGGGCTGA
- a CDS encoding histidine kinase dimerization/phosphoacceptor domain -containing protein has translation MAEFGRTALMESDIEVVLNAAVTCCAESLGAEFSKILEYVAETDSFFLRAGHGWGQEYIGMRFADADMDSAAGFALHTGEPVMTPDLQAEERFGTPALLRKFNIRSAINVLIRVEGENYGILEVDSPEVDAFEEDDKHFLASFANHLAAAIERHRLHDRLTAEMRQSEMLLRELQHRVKNNLQVANSLISMQRRTATTDDGRRQLDMVGSRIGAMQVLFDQLYKRNEAAGTTDLSAYLRSLCANLTDFHGFDTRGIRLDIDIEPLSIEIDRAVPLGLIVNEFIVNSFKHAFTDGHGCVTVTLKRLDEGRARIRLADDGIGFEPPAGSIRGTASGLGLTLINALMQRIEGEPTWSRQGGTALAIDFVTEGIAAPTPGA, from the coding sequence GTGGCGGAGTTCGGCCGCACCGCCCTGATGGAGAGCGACATCGAGGTGGTCTTGAACGCCGCCGTGACGTGTTGCGCCGAGTCGCTCGGTGCGGAGTTCTCCAAGATCCTGGAATATGTCGCCGAGACGGATTCCTTCTTCCTGCGAGCCGGGCACGGGTGGGGCCAAGAATATATCGGCATGCGTTTCGCAGATGCCGACATGGATTCCGCCGCGGGCTTTGCGCTTCACACGGGCGAGCCCGTGATGACGCCGGACCTTCAGGCGGAAGAACGGTTCGGGACGCCGGCTCTCCTGCGGAAGTTCAATATCCGCAGCGCCATCAACGTGCTCATCCGCGTCGAAGGCGAGAACTACGGCATCCTCGAGGTCGACAGTCCCGAGGTGGACGCGTTCGAGGAGGACGATAAGCACTTCCTGGCGAGCTTTGCAAACCACCTAGCCGCGGCGATCGAACGGCACAGGCTGCACGACCGGCTGACCGCGGAGATGCGCCAGAGCGAGATGCTCCTCCGTGAACTCCAGCATCGCGTGAAGAACAATCTTCAGGTGGCCAACAGCCTGATCTCGATGCAGCGGCGGACGGCCACGACCGACGACGGGCGGCGCCAGTTGGACATGGTGGGCAGCCGGATCGGCGCGATGCAGGTCCTGTTCGACCAGCTCTACAAGCGCAACGAGGCGGCCGGCACGACCGACCTCAGCGCCTATCTCCGATCGCTATGCGCCAACCTGACCGATTTTCATGGATTCGACACGCGCGGGATTCGTCTCGACATCGATATCGAGCCTCTGTCGATCGAGATCGACAGGGCGGTGCCACTCGGCCTGATCGTGAACGAGTTCATCGTCAACAGCTTCAAGCATGCTTTCACCGACGGCCATGGCTGCGTCACGGTTACGCTGAAGCGGCTGGATGAGGGACGCGCGCGGATCAGACTCGCCGACGACGGCATCGGCTTCGAACCGCCCGCCGGCTCTATTCGCGGAACTGCCTCCGGCCTGGGTCTCACGCTGATCAATGCGTTGATGCAGCGGATCGAGGGTGAGCCGACCTGGAGCCGCCAGGGCGGCACGGCGCTCGCCATCGATTTCGTCACCGAAGGCATTGCGGCACCGACCCCGGGCGCCTGA
- a CDS encoding superoxide dismutase family protein produces the protein MVNKTRCIIPAVAAAMIAATPAVAAEKGAGEAMAKMTDAKGGEVGSIMLSQTPRGVLLSLDLANLPPGAHAFHIHTTGKCEPPEFTSAGGHFNPTGAHHGFESEKGEHAGDLPNIHVPDGGKLRAEYLANGVTLVDGKKMSLFDEDGSALVVHAKPDDYKSDPAGDAGGRIACGVVTR, from the coding sequence ATGGTCAACAAGACGCGCTGCATAATTCCCGCCGTCGCTGCCGCAATGATCGCGGCCACGCCTGCCGTTGCCGCCGAGAAGGGCGCCGGCGAGGCGATGGCGAAGATGACCGACGCGAAGGGTGGCGAGGTTGGGTCGATCATGCTGTCGCAGACGCCGCGCGGCGTACTTCTTTCACTGGATCTGGCCAATCTGCCACCCGGGGCTCATGCCTTTCACATCCACACGACGGGCAAGTGCGAACCGCCCGAATTCACGTCGGCCGGCGGCCACTTCAATCCGACGGGTGCGCATCACGGCTTCGAAAGCGAGAAGGGCGAGCATGCGGGCGACCTGCCCAACATCCACGTGCCCGACGGCGGCAAGTTGCGCGCAGAGTACCTCGCCAATGGCGTCACATTGGTGGATGGCAAAAAGATGAGTCTCTTCGACGAGGACGGTTCGGCTCTCGTGGTTCACGCGAAGCCGGACGACTACAAGTCTGACCCGGCCGGCGATGCCGGCGGCCGTATCGCGTGCGGCGTCGTCACCCGATAA
- a CDS encoding alcohol dehydrogenase has product MHAWQIVDFGKPLEPREYPDPEPTGAQVLLRVTGCGVCHSDLHLWDGYFDLGGGKRLELGGRGMSLPFTMGHEIVGEVIALGPEAEGVAIGDRRVVFPWIGCGDCAECRRGEELLCSAPRTLGVRYGGGYADRVHVPHARYLVDFDGVDEALACTYACSGVTAYSALKKASAGLTADDSILIVGAGGVGLSAVQMARAVTPARIVVADIDEDKRRAAIAAGAVAAVDNGAEGALRKLRETTGGSGAAAAIDFVGAPGTALFGFDGIRRGGTLVIVGLYGGALSLSTAMFPLKMARVVGSYVGSLQEMHELMDMVRAGRVPPIPIRTRALRQVNATLADLREGRIVGRVVLQP; this is encoded by the coding sequence ATGCACGCATGGCAGATCGTCGATTTCGGCAAGCCGCTCGAGCCGCGCGAGTACCCCGATCCGGAGCCGACCGGTGCGCAGGTGCTCCTTCGGGTAACCGGATGCGGTGTTTGCCACAGCGACCTCCACCTCTGGGACGGCTATTTCGACCTAGGAGGAGGCAAGCGGCTCGAACTCGGCGGCCGCGGCATGTCGCTCCCGTTCACCATGGGCCACGAGATCGTCGGCGAAGTCATTGCGCTCGGCCCCGAGGCAGAAGGCGTGGCGATTGGCGACCGACGGGTCGTCTTCCCGTGGATCGGATGCGGGGACTGTGCCGAATGCCGCCGCGGCGAGGAGCTACTGTGCTCCGCCCCGCGCACGCTCGGCGTGCGCTATGGCGGCGGGTATGCGGATCGCGTTCACGTCCCGCACGCCCGCTATCTCGTGGATTTCGACGGCGTCGACGAAGCGCTGGCCTGCACCTATGCCTGCTCAGGCGTCACGGCATACAGTGCCCTGAAGAAGGCGTCCGCCGGCCTCACTGCCGACGACAGCATCCTCATCGTCGGTGCCGGCGGGGTCGGCCTGTCCGCCGTGCAGATGGCGCGTGCCGTCACGCCGGCCAGGATCGTCGTCGCGGACATCGATGAGGACAAGCGCAGGGCGGCGATCGCGGCCGGCGCCGTCGCGGCCGTCGACAATGGCGCGGAGGGCGCCCTCCGCAAGCTGAGGGAGACCACCGGCGGCAGCGGGGCGGCGGCGGCCATCGACTTCGTCGGCGCTCCGGGCACGGCGCTGTTCGGATTCGACGGCATCCGGCGCGGCGGGACGCTGGTGATCGTCGGTCTGTATGGCGGCGCCTTGTCGCTGTCCACAGCGATGTTCCCGCTGAAGATGGCGCGCGTCGTCGGCTCCTATGTGGGATCACTCCAGGAGATGCACGAACTGATGGATATGGTTCGCGCAGGACGTGTTCCCCCAATTCCGATACGCACGCGCGCCCTGCGCCAAGTGAACGCGACACTGGCCGATCTTCGCGAGGGGCGGATCGTCGGCCGCGTGGTCCTGCAGCCCTGA
- a CDS encoding carboxymuconolactone decarboxylase family protein — MNRLPELSEDALSPEQREIRDTIASGPRGGARGPFPAMLRSPELARRAAHLGEFLRFNTSLPPRLSELAILVTARAWTAQYEWYAHAKLALKGGLDPKIVDAIAERREPPFEKDDERTVYTFCKELHETHGVSDATYERTKEAFGERGIVEIIGLSGYYVLVGMTLNVARVPLPEGEPIPLKD, encoded by the coding sequence ATGAACCGCCTGCCCGAACTTTCCGAGGACGCGTTGTCGCCGGAGCAACGCGAGATCCGCGACACGATCGCGTCGGGCCCCCGGGGCGGGGCGCGCGGCCCGTTTCCGGCGATGCTGCGGAGCCCCGAACTGGCGAGGCGGGCAGCGCATCTGGGAGAGTTCCTGCGCTTCAACACGTCGCTGCCGCCGCGACTCTCGGAGTTGGCGATTCTGGTAACCGCGCGGGCGTGGACGGCCCAGTACGAATGGTATGCGCATGCGAAGCTAGCGCTGAAGGGCGGCCTCGATCCGAAGATCGTCGACGCGATCGCCGAACGACGCGAACCGCCGTTCGAGAAGGACGACGAGCGCACCGTCTATACCTTCTGCAAAGAGCTGCACGAAACGCACGGCGTCTCGGACGCGACCTACGAGCGGACGAAGGAAGCCTTCGGCGAACGCGGCATCGTCGAGATCATTGGCCTGAGCGGCTACTACGTCCTGGTCGGCATGACCCTGAACGTGGCCCGTGTACCGCTTCCGGAAGGTGAGCCAATCCCCTTGAAGGATTGA
- a CDS encoding lipid A deacylase LpxR family protein, protein MASSAGAVTSAVAAQGAPVIGGSGAAAGGAVVAPRSSAAVEDGVRPVPDPGGIINFVIENDSIAGTDQHYTNGFRFSVLTSEWSIPEWLERGANFLPFFDYSGNKRISYAFGQSMFTPNDITISNPPDGERPYAGWLYGSIGLVSDTGSRLDNLQLTLGIVGPYSGAKDTQKIVHELIGSPDPKGWATQLKTEPGVVLSYERKWRGLLPALSDNPTGLAVDATPHAGVSLGNIYTHANFGLTLRVGQDLPADYGPPRVRPSLPGSDFFVPSERFGWYLFAGVDGRAVAHNIFLDGNTWKDSRSVDKEYFVGELQAGLVVTFANMRLGYTHVLRSKEFETQDGFDEFGALTFGFRF, encoded by the coding sequence ATGGCCTCATCGGCCGGCGCGGTCACGAGTGCGGTCGCAGCCCAGGGCGCGCCCGTCATCGGCGGCAGCGGCGCAGCCGCGGGCGGGGCGGTCGTCGCGCCGCGGTCGTCGGCGGCAGTCGAGGACGGCGTGCGGCCGGTGCCCGATCCCGGCGGCATCATCAACTTCGTCATCGAGAATGACTCGATCGCCGGGACGGACCAGCACTACACGAACGGCTTCCGCTTCTCTGTCTTGACCTCGGAGTGGTCGATTCCGGAGTGGCTCGAACGTGGCGCAAATTTCCTGCCCTTCTTCGATTATTCGGGCAACAAGCGCATCAGCTACGCCTTCGGGCAGAGCATGTTCACCCCGAACGACATCACGATTTCAAATCCGCCGGACGGCGAGCGGCCTTATGCCGGCTGGCTCTACGGCAGCATCGGTCTGGTGTCCGATACCGGCTCGCGGCTCGACAACCTGCAGCTGACGCTTGGCATCGTCGGGCCATACTCCGGCGCCAAGGACACGCAGAAGATCGTTCACGAACTGATCGGCTCGCCTGATCCGAAGGGCTGGGCGACGCAGCTCAAGACCGAGCCCGGCGTGGTTCTGAGCTACGAGCGCAAGTGGCGCGGCCTCCTCCCGGCGCTGTCGGACAATCCGACCGGCCTGGCGGTGGATGCGACGCCCCACGCCGGCGTCAGCCTCGGCAACATCTATACCCATGCCAATTTCGGCCTGACGCTGCGCGTCGGCCAGGACCTGCCGGCCGACTACGGCCCGCCACGGGTGCGGCCGAGCCTGCCGGGATCCGACTTCTTCGTTCCGAGTGAGCGGTTCGGCTGGTACCTGTTCGCCGGAGTGGACGGCCGTGCAGTCGCCCACAATATTTTCCTGGACGGCAACACCTGGAAGGACAGCCGCAGCGTCGACAAGGAGTACTTCGTCGGCGAACTTCAGGCTGGTCTCGTCGTCACGTTCGCGAACATGCGACTAGGTTACACCCATGTCCTGCGCTCGAAGGAGTTCGAGACACAGGACGGCTTCGACGAATTCGGTGCGCTGACCTTCGGTTTCAGGTTCTAG
- a CDS encoding aminotransferase class I/II-fold pyridoxal phosphate-dependent enzyme, which produces MDLFDKFGHLPELRERLASAGANPFGVCMDEIVSATEALSGGRRILLAGTNNYLGLTFDPACIKRAQDAIAQHGTGTTGSRVANGTYDLHQSLERELSDFLGMNSVLVYSTGYQANLGTIAGLAGPDDTILIDADCHASIYDGCRLSGATVIRFRHNSPADLDKRLERLAPGSNKLVIIEGLYSMFGDVAPLAEFVEVKRRHGAYLLADEAHSVGVFGPSGRGVAEQAGVLDEVDFIVGTFSKSLGSMGGFAASNHPGFEMLRLSSRPYMFTASLSPANLAAASACLHELRSRPELRSNLWRNAHALHDGLSSLGLQLTAPPSSIVAVRVPTVELAVAFWNRLFDAGVYVNLAIPPGTPNSTSLLRCSVSAAQTPEQITRICDTFRQVAKDMDLLQPTTSA; this is translated from the coding sequence ATGGACCTGTTCGACAAGTTCGGCCACCTCCCAGAACTGCGGGAGAGGCTGGCGAGCGCCGGCGCGAACCCCTTTGGCGTCTGCATGGACGAGATCGTTTCGGCGACCGAAGCGCTCTCAGGCGGGCGTCGTATCCTGCTGGCCGGCACCAATAATTATCTCGGCCTCACCTTCGATCCCGCCTGCATCAAGCGCGCGCAAGACGCGATAGCCCAACACGGTACCGGAACGACGGGCTCCCGGGTCGCGAACGGGACGTACGACCTGCACCAGTCGCTCGAACGGGAGTTGTCCGACTTCCTCGGGATGAATTCTGTGCTCGTATATTCGACGGGTTACCAAGCCAATCTGGGCACGATCGCAGGCCTGGCCGGTCCGGACGACACAATCCTCATAGATGCCGACTGCCACGCCAGCATCTATGACGGGTGCAGGCTCAGCGGCGCCACCGTCATTCGCTTTCGGCACAATTCCCCGGCGGACCTGGATAAGCGTCTGGAGCGGCTGGCGCCGGGCTCGAACAAGCTGGTGATCATCGAAGGCCTCTATTCGATGTTCGGCGACGTGGCGCCGCTCGCCGAGTTCGTCGAGGTCAAGCGCCGCCACGGCGCATACCTTTTGGCGGACGAGGCGCATTCCGTCGGCGTGTTTGGCCCCTCGGGGCGCGGCGTAGCCGAGCAGGCGGGCGTGCTGGATGAGGTCGACTTCATCGTCGGCACCTTCAGCAAAAGCCTCGGTTCAATGGGCGGCTTCGCCGCCTCCAACCATCCCGGCTTCGAAATGCTCCGCCTCTCGAGCCGGCCCTACATGTTCACTGCCTCGCTCTCACCGGCAAATCTGGCGGCCGCGTCCGCGTGCCTGCACGAACTGCGCAGCCGGCCCGAACTTCGGAGCAATCTCTGGCGCAATGCTCACGCGTTGCACGACGGCCTCAGCAGCCTCGGCCTGCAGCTCACTGCACCGCCGAGTTCGATCGTCGCAGTCCGCGTGCCGACAGTGGAACTCGCGGTCGCCTTCTGGAACCGCCTGTTCGACGCTGGCGTCTACGTCAATCTCGCCATTCCGCCCGGCACGCCCAACAGCACCTCCCTGCTGCGCTGCAGCGTCTCCGCCGCCCAGACGCCGGAGCAGATTACACGGATCTGCGACACGTTCCGACAGGTCGCGAAGGACATGGACCTGCTGCAACCCACGACGTCGGCCTGA
- a CDS encoding acyl carrier protein produces MNPVATRPETQDDPVFARMCALLAPFNARAITITRQTHITTDLEIDSVAVLDLIMEIEDEYGISFPMNLISEIRTVGNLVEAIHQLSGAK; encoded by the coding sequence ATGAATCCAGTGGCCACACGCCCGGAAACGCAAGACGATCCGGTCTTCGCGCGCATGTGCGCACTGCTTGCGCCCTTCAACGCGCGCGCCATCACCATAACGCGCCAGACCCACATCACCACCGACCTCGAGATCGATTCGGTTGCTGTCCTCGACCTGATCATGGAGATCGAGGACGAATACGGTATTTCGTTTCCGATGAATCTGATTTCCGAGATCCGGACTGTCGGCAACCTCGTCGAAGCCATCCACCAACTCAGCGGCGCAAAGTAG